In Mobula hypostoma chromosome 11, sMobHyp1.1, whole genome shotgun sequence, the following are encoded in one genomic region:
- the paqr4a gene encoding progestin and adipoQ receptor family member 4a isoform X2, with protein MGIPLLYFLFLMPAEIQWSQLSVPWLAVSHCLACVAPQLGSVLYHLFMSHEGGAPVYHTLLTIDMCGICLLNTLGALPIIYATLLCRPALRALALLSYATLSLWVVRQALAAVTTLGRLRCFLGPACFRLVLLLLRWCGLAWGSPSALPRYLAMDGLGALGGLINAGRIPERWFPGAFDYCLNSHQIMHLLVVASIYCLNRGVLDDLGWISVPRCPS; from the exons ATGG GAATCCCACTGCTGTATTTCCTGTTCCTGATGCCAGCTGAAATTCAGTGGTCACAGCTGAGTGTCCCATGGCTGGCCGTGTCCCACTGCCTGGCCTGTGTCGCCCCCCAACTGGGTAGTGTCCTCTACCACCTCTTCATGAGCCATGAGGGGGGGGCGCCCGTCTACCACACTCTCCTCACTATCGACATGTGCGGCATCTGCCTGCTCAACACTCTGG gcgCACTGCCCATTATCTATGCCACACTCCTGTGCCGCCCGGCCCTGCGTGCTCTGGCCCTGCTATCCTACGCCACTCTCTCGCTCTGGGTGGTACGTCAGGCCCTGGCGGCTGTTACCACCCTCGGGCGCCTGCGCTGCTTCCTGGGGCCAGCCTGCTTCCggctggtgctcctcctcctccggTGGTGCGGCCTGGCCTGGGGCTCCCCCTCCGCCCTGCCCCGCTACCTGGCCATGGACGGGCTAGGGGCGCTGGGGGGGCTGATCAACGCCGGCCGGATCCCTGAGCGCTGGTTCCCTGGCGCCTTCGACTACTGCCTCAACAGCCACCAGATCATGCACCTACTGGTGGTGGCCAGCATTTACTGCTTGAACCGGGGTGTCCTGGATGACCTAGGCTGGATCAGTGTCCCCCGTTGCCCCTCCTGA